The following proteins are co-located in the Citrobacter freundii ATCC 8090 = MTCC 1658 = NBRC 12681 genome:
- a CDS encoding YncE family protein: MNLKTLKNQSLCALAISLALYTGSALAKDFTEDQFASQTLGHGVYELAYDAGQQAIYAASAPSFDKDKTAGEVFLFSTESLKVDERIATERRPFAVSLDEPNHILWLGNALDGSLTLLDTRTHKEVKMLQLADEENKAHVREVVLDKKHHRLYVSGIGSENKGVLWVVDTHNQKLLHALKGMDPVGFAVDEAGDKVYAVTGKGELVTLDGKTSQVLSRVKVDPSEPKHYFLNIALNTAKGVGFIADTNTADVLVVQLDSGKIVHRVPTPNSIAAVYNPARNEVYVTHRNARQISVIDANTYSLKHTIKTAAMPNSMVLSPDSKTLFVSVKQDEKANKADYVLKLDLTQF, from the coding sequence ATGAATTTAAAAACATTGAAAAATCAGTCCCTCTGCGCGCTTGCGATTTCACTGGCACTTTATACCGGTTCAGCCCTGGCAAAAGACTTTACTGAGGATCAGTTCGCCTCTCAGACGCTTGGTCATGGCGTTTACGAACTGGCTTATGACGCCGGACAACAGGCTATCTATGCAGCCTCTGCCCCCTCTTTCGACAAAGATAAAACCGCCGGTGAAGTGTTCCTGTTTTCAACTGAATCATTAAAAGTCGATGAGCGGATCGCCACCGAACGCCGTCCTTTTGCGGTCTCACTGGATGAACCTAACCACATTCTCTGGCTAGGTAATGCGCTGGATGGCTCACTGACCCTGCTGGATACCCGCACCCATAAAGAAGTGAAAATGCTTCAGCTTGCAGACGAAGAAAATAAAGCCCACGTTCGTGAAGTGGTGCTCGACAAGAAGCACCACCGTCTGTATGTCTCCGGTATTGGCAGTGAAAATAAAGGTGTGCTGTGGGTTGTCGACACGCATAACCAGAAACTATTACACGCCCTCAAAGGGATGGATCCGGTCGGTTTCGCCGTTGATGAAGCTGGCGATAAAGTTTACGCCGTCACTGGCAAAGGCGAACTGGTTACCCTGGATGGCAAAACGTCGCAGGTTCTGTCGCGTGTGAAGGTTGACCCCTCCGAGCCGAAGCATTACTTCCTGAACATCGCATTAAACACGGCCAAAGGCGTCGGATTTATCGCCGATACCAACACCGCCGACGTGCTGGTAGTCCAACTGGACAGCGGTAAAATTGTTCACCGCGTTCCCACGCCAAACTCTATCGCTGCGGTCTATAACCCTGCCCGCAACGAAGTGTATGTTACCCATCGCAATGCCCGTCAGATTAGCGTTATCGATGCCAACACTTACAGCCTGAAGCACACCATCAAAACGGCAGCAATGCCAAACAGCATGGTGCTTTCTCCTGACAGCAAAACGCTCTTCGTTAGCGTGAAGCAGGATGAAAAAGCCAACAAGGCTGACTATGTACTCAAGCTCGATTTAACCCAGTTCTGA
- the rpoD gene encoding RNA polymerase sigma factor RpoD, with protein MEQNPQSQLKLLVQRGKEQGYLTYAEVNDHLPEDIVDSDQIEDIIQMINDMGIQVMEEAPDADDLLLAETSNSTDEDAEEAAAQVLSSVESEIGRTTDPVRMYMREMGTVELLTREGEIDIAKRIEDGINQVQCSVAEYPEAITYLLEQYDRVEAEEARLSDLITGFVDPNAEEDMAPTATHVGSELSQEEMDDDEDEDEEDGDDDSSDDDNSIDPELAREKFGELRTQYEITRDTIKAKGRSHAAAQEEIQKLSEVFKQFRLVPKQFDYLVNSMRVMMDRVRTQERLIMKLCVEQCKMPKKNFITLFTGNETSETWFNAAIAMNKPWSEKLHDVADDVHRGLQKLQQIEEETGLTIEQVKDINRRMSIGEAKARRAKKEMVEANLRLVISIAKKYTNRGLQFLDLIQEGNIGLMKAVDKFEYRRGYKFSTYATWWIRQAITRSIADQARTIRIPVHMIETINKLNRISRQMLQEMGREPTPEELAERMLMPEDKIRKVLKIAKEPISMETPIGDDEDSHLGDFIEDTTLELPLDSATTESLRAATHDVLAGLTAREAKVLRMRFGIDMNTDHTLEEVGKQFDVTRERIRQIEAKALRKLRHPSRSEVLRSFLDD; from the coding sequence ATGGAGCAAAACCCGCAGTCACAGCTGAAGCTTCTTGTCCAACGTGGTAAGGAGCAAGGCTATCTGACCTATGCCGAGGTCAATGACCATCTGCCGGAAGATATCGTCGATTCAGATCAAATCGAAGACATCATCCAAATGATCAATGACATGGGTATTCAGGTGATGGAAGAAGCACCTGATGCCGATGATCTGCTGCTTGCTGAAACCTCCAACAGCACCGATGAAGACGCGGAAGAAGCGGCTGCCCAGGTTCTGTCCAGCGTTGAGTCCGAAATCGGTCGTACAACTGACCCGGTCCGCATGTACATGCGTGAAATGGGTACCGTTGAACTGTTAACCCGCGAAGGCGAAATCGACATCGCTAAACGCATCGAAGACGGGATTAACCAGGTTCAATGCTCCGTTGCCGAATACCCGGAAGCTATCACCTACCTGCTTGAGCAGTACGATCGTGTAGAAGCTGAAGAAGCACGTCTTTCCGATCTGATCACTGGCTTTGTCGATCCAAACGCGGAAGAAGACATGGCGCCCACGGCGACCCACGTCGGTTCTGAACTCTCTCAGGAAGAGATGGATGACGATGAAGACGAAGATGAAGAAGATGGCGACGACGACAGCAGCGATGACGACAACAGCATCGACCCTGAGTTAGCGCGTGAAAAATTCGGTGAACTGCGTACTCAGTACGAAATCACTCGCGACACCATCAAAGCGAAAGGCCGCAGCCATGCTGCCGCGCAGGAAGAAATTCAGAAGCTGTCCGAAGTGTTCAAACAGTTCCGCCTGGTGCCGAAGCAGTTCGACTACCTGGTAAACAGCATGCGCGTCATGATGGACCGCGTGCGTACTCAGGAACGTCTGATCATGAAGCTCTGCGTTGAGCAGTGCAAAATGCCGAAGAAAAACTTCATCACCCTGTTCACTGGCAACGAAACCAGCGAAACCTGGTTCAACGCGGCAATCGCGATGAACAAACCGTGGTCTGAAAAACTGCACGATGTGGCAGATGACGTTCACCGCGGCCTGCAGAAACTGCAGCAGATTGAAGAAGAAACCGGCCTGACCATCGAGCAGGTTAAAGATATCAACCGTCGCATGTCCATCGGTGAAGCGAAAGCCCGCCGTGCGAAAAAAGAGATGGTTGAAGCGAACTTACGTCTGGTTATCTCTATCGCTAAAAAATACACCAACCGTGGCCTGCAGTTCCTGGATCTGATTCAGGAAGGTAACATCGGTCTGATGAAAGCGGTTGATAAGTTTGAATACCGTCGTGGTTACAAGTTCTCCACCTATGCAACCTGGTGGATCCGTCAGGCGATCACCCGTTCGATCGCGGATCAGGCGCGTACCATCCGTATCCCGGTACATATGATTGAGACCATTAACAAGCTCAACCGTATCTCCCGTCAGATGCTGCAAGAGATGGGCCGCGAGCCTACGCCGGAAGAACTGGCTGAACGCATGCTGATGCCGGAAGACAAGATCCGTAAAGTGCTGAAGATCGCTAAAGAGCCTATCTCCATGGAAACGCCGATCGGCGACGATGAAGATTCGCATCTGGGTGATTTCATCGAGGATACCACCCTCGAGCTGCCGCTGGACTCTGCGACTACCGAGAGCCTGCGTGCCGCAACGCACGACGTTCTGGCTGGCCTGACCGCCCGTGAAGCGAAAGTTCTGCGTATGCGTTTCGGTATCGATATGAACACCGACCACACGCTGGAAGAAGTCGGTAAACAGTTCGACGTTACCCGCGAACGTATCCGTCAGATCGAAGCGAAAGCGCTGCGTAAACTGCGCCACCCGAGCCGCTCTGAAGTACTGCGTAGCTTCCTCGACGATTAA